The following is a genomic window from candidate division KSB1 bacterium.
GAAAATCAATAATGATAATGATTAATTATGATAAGCATGGCGATGTCTTGGAAATAAAGTTTTCTGAAAACGAGGTCGAGAGCAGTGAATACTTGCAGGAAACAGGATTTGTGGTGGATTATGACAAGGCCGGAAAACTGATTTCCGTAGAAGTTTTGTCCTTTAGTAAGAGAGTCGATGACAAGCAGGTTATAGAAGCCATTGCAAGTTAAAAAATGATGTGGAGCAAGTCTGAGGTCTGAAAGTCAAAAGCCTTTTAGGCGGCTTTTACTGCCTCTTGATTTTTTATTATTCATATTTGACAGACTAAAAATATTATGCCTTTAATAAAAAAATACGATTCATTTGATAAAGCCGAAAAGGCGGATGTTGAATATTGGCAATCCTTGTCCGGTGAAGAAAAATTAGTTATTTTAGAAGGCATTCGACAACAATATTGGGCGTTTCAAAATGAACATCCCTCAAGACTACAAAGAGTTTATAGAATTATTAAACGGAAAACGCGTTAAATATCTTATCATCGGCGGGTATGCTGTCGGATATCACAGTCGACCCAAATTTACGAATGCTATTGATTTTTGGATTGAAAACAGTGCGCAAAATGCGGATAAAATATTAAAAGCGCTGAGAGAATTCGGATTCTCTGATTTAGACATCGAACAAAGAGATCTGATTGATCCTGACAAGGTTATTCAATTGGGATTTGCCCCTGTTCGTATCGATATTATTACAAGTATAGAGGGTGTAGACTTTGATGATGCATTCCAAAATAAACAATTGGCTCCTATTTGGGGGTAGAAGCATACTTTATTTCTAAAAAATATCTGATTATGACCAAAAAACAAGCGGGAAGAAAAAAAGATCAGGACGATATTGAATGGATCATAAAGTACTCGAAAGATTAAAGGTCTGAAAGTAAAAAACCTTTCAGGCGGCTTTTACTGGCTTTTATTTTTGACTTTGGACTTGACTTTTACCCGGCACTGATTGCAGACGACGAATAAATCCGCCGGTGGGCGGACACGGTCCGTGGGCTCAGAAACGAAAAAGAAAAGCCCCCTATTGCTCTGCAGCATTTTTTATGTACTTTGCGTTCTGACTTTTGATTTTCCGGCGATTGATTCTCATCATGCTAACCAAAAACACATTAAAAAACAAAATTACGTCTCACCTGCAAAGCAATGAAAATATCATCTTTGCCGTGACATTCGGATCATTTAATTCCCCAACGTTTGGAGAGTTGAGTGATATTGATATTGGTATCTTTTGCCGGAAAAAACTCGAATTGCTTGAATGGGGTGGACTCATTTCCCAATTGCAGTCATTGACTCAACGCAGGGTTGACCTGGTGCAGCTGAATGATCTTTACAATAAAAATCCATTGTTTAGCTACCAAATTATTACGCGTTCAGAATTGCTGTTCAGCACGGATGAAGGTGTGTGGATTGACTTTAAAACAAAGACATTTACGAGCTATTTTGATACACATAGATTGCGAGAAATGATCAACTCGATATTTTATAAACGAATATCTGAAAAAAAATTTGGGCAGCGCAATTATGCTTGAACGTTTAACGCAATTGGAAAACAATGTTAGCGAACTCTCGGCATTCAAAAAACAGCACGATTTGAGAGCTGTTCAATCCAGTCTGCAAACCCAATGGACACTACGATACGGCTTGTTTGAATCTATACAAATTGTTGTTGATATTGCTTGTCACTTGTCAGCAAAGTATAACCTCGGAAATCCGAAAATGTATTCAGAATGTATAGAACTGCTGACAAAACATAATTATATTAAAGAACCGCTGGCTGAACGACTGTACAGCATGGTCGGATTGCGTAATCTATTAATACACGAGTATGTTGAAATCGATGTTGAGCAGCTTTATTCATTTTTGAATTATTTGGATGATTTTGTGGTTTTTGCGCATGCTGTGAAAGAGTATGTTTAAAACCAGGTCAAAAGTCCAGTGTCTAAAAGTCCGAATGTCTGCAAGTTTAAAATCCAGCAATCGGCTTTTACTCTCTTTCACTCTTTGACGTTCCAATCTTTTGACTTTTGATTAAAATTACAGATCATAAAATTTCACACACTGAATTGCTGCAGCTTTGCCGTGCTCATTTCGACACAATGGTCAAGTTTGTGGTGGATCTTGACAGCCATAAAGTCGCACTGGGCGGAGAAATGTATGCGGATGCCGAGGCGCTTTTGCTGCAGGATGGTTCAGATCAGTCCTCTCTATGGGGTGGGAATTTATATCCCTGGAATGATCCGGAACAGCGTATTGAATATACAAGCTTTATTAATATTCGACCCATGGATGACAATACGTCAATGGAAATACAGGATGATTTGATTAAAAAATCTGTAAAAACATTAACCGAAACCTGTATTTTAGGTTCTGATGAATTGCTGGAGGGTGCATGACACCGCTCTGGCATAAATCGCTAAAGAATCGATTTCACACGCTGCCCGAATTTCAGCAAATTCTCATGGTTGCGAACGAACTGAATCGCGCCCGAAACATGCGCGACGTGGAAGAAGAATACAAAAATGCCCTGGAACGGGCGCTCGAATTGATCGATTTTGTCTGCATGGACCCGCGCTGGAAACGAAAATTAGGCGAGTTGAGGCGGGCCCGTGAAGTGATGGCGATGTACTATTCAGATTCCGGACAGGATACAAAAATTCTGCAGCGCTGTTTGATTCAGCTTGAACCGGAAGCGTGGAAAAAAATCAGTCAAAAGGTCAGAAAGTCTAAAGTCTAATGTATAATGTCTGAAAGCTAAAAACTTCCAAGCGACTTTTACTGATTTATGATCTTTGACGTTATGACTTTTCGACCTTCTAACTTTCTGACCTTCTGACTTTTAACTTTTCGACTCTACTATGGGGATCTTGTGTTTGAGCACTGCACAACGTTTTGAGGAATTAAAAATCTGGCAGGACATCGCGGAGTTTGGTGAATCAAATCTATAATGACCTGTCTCATATCAAAGATTGGCCCTGTCGCGATCAAGTCCAGCGTGCTGCGATCTCAACCATGAACAACATTGCCGAAGGTTTCGAACGCAGCTCGGATGCGGATTTCCGCCGTTTTCTCATCATCGCCAAAGGTTCCTGCGGTGAAGTAAGGAGTATGACATACTTGCTGCAGGATTTAAACTATATCAATACAGCGAAAGCAGATAAATTACGAAATGCGGCAATCCAGCTCTCGGCACAAATCGGCAGTTTAATTAAATATTTGGGAAAGTCTAAAGTCTGAGGTCTGAAAGTCAAAAAACCTTCCCGGCAGTTTTATTGTCTTTTGTTTTTGATTCTGGACTTTCCGACTTTTCGACGTTTTGACTTTTGACTTTTCGACTTTTGACTTTTAAAAAGGAGCACCATCATGCCTGAACAATTCTCCACCAGCCCCGCCGGCGAAACATTTGCGTTACCCAAACCGGAAGAGTATCAACAGGAATTCGAGTTGTTGAAAACACGCGTCAACGCCGAACGCGACAAGGGCCGCGAAATTGTCGTGGTCATGGGCGTCGGGTTTGTCGGCGCGGTGATGGCGGCGATTGTCGCCGATACCACGGACGACAGCGGCGAGCCGAGCAAGTTTGTCATTGGCATGCAGCGGCCCAGTGTGCGCAGTTACTGGAAGATTCCGCTGCTGAACCGCGGCGTGTCCCCGGTCAAGGCCGAAGACCCGGAAGTGGAGCCGATGATCGAGCGCTGCGTCAAAACCAAAAAGACCCTGATGGCCACCTATAGTTACGAGGTCCTGTCTCTGGCCGATGTGGTGGTGGTGGATGTGCAGTGCGATTACGTCAAACACGATCTGGGCGATGTGCACACCGGGCATACGGATATGGCAGCCCTGGAAGCGTCTATCGGTGTGATCGCCGAGCATATTCAGCCCGAGGCCCTTGTGTTGATTGAAACCACGGTGGCGCCGGGAACCACGGAACAGGTCGCTTATCCCATTATGCGCAAGACGTTCAAAAAACGCGGAATCGATGCCGAGCCCCTGCTGGCGCACAGTTATGAACGCGTCATGCCCGGTCGCCATTACGTGGCCAGTATCCGCGATTTCTGGCGCGTCTGCTCCGGTATCAACGAAACCGCCAAACAACGCGTGGTGCGGTTTCTCAATGACGTGCTCAACACCGACGAATTTCCGTTGACGGTCATGGATCGGCCCATCGAATCCGAGACCGCCAAAATCGTGGAAAACAGTTACCGCGCCACCATTCTGGCGTTCATGGACGAATGGTCTCTGTTCGCCGAGCGCAACGGCGTCGATCTGCTCAAGGTCATCGAGGCGGTCAAGGTGCGACCGACGCACAGCAATATGATCTTTCCCGGACCCGGAATCGGCGGTTATTGTCTGCCCAAGGACGGCGGACTCGGCATGTGGGCCTACAAGCATATTCTCGGATTCGAAGATGATATTTTCAAGATCACGCCGCAGGCCATCAATATCAATGACACGCGCGGACTGCACGCCGCAGCCGTCACCCGCGATGCCATGCGCAATATGAACATCCCCATTGCCGCCGCCGATGTGCTGGTGCTGGGCGCCGCCTACCGCGAGGATGTCGGCGATAC
Proteins encoded in this region:
- a CDS encoding DUF2283 domain-containing protein: MIMINYDKHGDVLEIKFSENEVESSEYLQETGFVVDYDKAGKLISVEVLSFSKRVDDKQVIEAIAS
- a CDS encoding nucleotidyltransferase domain-containing protein, encoding MLTKNTLKNKITSHLQSNENIIFAVTFGSFNSPTFGELSDIDIGIFCRKKLELLEWGGLISQLQSLTQRRVDLVQLNDLYNKNPLFSYQIITRSELLFSTDEGVWIDFKTKTFTSYFDTHRLREMINSIFYKRISEKKFGQRNYA
- a CDS encoding DUF86 domain-containing protein yields the protein MLERLTQLENNVSELSAFKKQHDLRAVQSSLQTQWTLRYGLFESIQIVVDIACHLSAKYNLGNPKMYSECIELLTKHNYIKEPLAERLYSMVGLRNLLIHEYVEIDVEQLYSFLNYLDDFVVFAHAVKEYV
- a CDS encoding DUF5674 family protein, translating into MIKITDHKISHTELLQLCRAHFDTMVKFVVDLDSHKVALGGEMYADAEALLLQDGSDQSSLWGGNLYPWNDPEQRIEYTSFINIRPMDDNTSMEIQDDLIKKSVKTLTETCILGSDELLEGA
- a CDS encoding four helix bundle protein codes for the protein MNQIYNDLSHIKDWPCRDQVQRAAISTMNNIAEGFERSSDADFRRFLIIAKGSCGEVRSMTYLLQDLNYINTAKADKLRNAAIQLSAQIGSLIKYLGKSKV
- a CDS encoding nucleotide sugar dehydrogenase codes for the protein MPEQFSTSPAGETFALPKPEEYQQEFELLKTRVNAERDKGREIVVVMGVGFVGAVMAAIVADTTDDSGEPSKFVIGMQRPSVRSYWKIPLLNRGVSPVKAEDPEVEPMIERCVKTKKTLMATYSYEVLSLADVVVVDVQCDYVKHDLGDVHTGHTDMAALEASIGVIAEHIQPEALVLIETTVAPGTTEQVAYPIMRKTFKKRGIDAEPLLAHSYERVMPGRHYVASIRDFWRVCSGINETAKQRVVRFLNDVLNTDEFPLTVMDRPIESETAKIVENSYRATILAFMDEWSLFAERNGVDLLKVIEAVKVRPTHSNMIFPGPGIGGYCLPKDGGLGMWAYKHILGFEDDIFKITPQAININDTRGLHAAAVTRDAMRNMNIPIAAADVLVLGAAYREDVGDTRYSGSEILIRRLTEMGAEIRVHDPYVEHWWEFEKQDTYPAAGHSKGRFFRSQEKLKDIQIEPDLTKALKDAEAVVFAVRHEQYLNLEPDSVVKAIGQPAAIVDCFGILDDAKIKRYFELGCEVKGLGRGHVKRIKSRVQKSRSLKVKPKDERKFQDKIAVENGKRQYRLILSGKAGESGIEHSRCRYEVRGAEYEG